The Pseudomonadota bacterium genome has a window encoding:
- a CDS encoding efflux RND transporter permease subunit — protein sequence MRFGRFFIDRPIFGIVLSVVIFIIGVLAYFSLPVAQYPEIAPPTVEVSAQYPGANAQV from the coding sequence GTGAGGTTCGGCCGCTTTTTCATTGACCGGCCCATCTTCGGGATTGTGCTGTCGGTGGTGATTTTCATCATCGGTGTGCTGGCGTATTTTTCCCTTCCCGTGGCCCAGTACCCCGAGATCGCGCCCCCGACCGTGGAGGTTTCCGCCCAGTATCCCGGTGCCAATGCCCAGGT